One genomic segment of Tursiops truncatus isolate mTurTru1 chromosome 4, mTurTru1.mat.Y, whole genome shotgun sequence includes these proteins:
- the ANAPC13 gene encoding anaphase-promoting complex subunit 13 — MDSEVQRDGRILDLIDDAWREDKLPYEDVAIPLNELPEPEQDNGGTTESVKEQEMKWTDLALQYLHENVPPIGN, encoded by the exons ATGGACAGTGAGGTACAGAGAGATGGAAGGATCTTGGATTTGATTGACGATGCTTGGCGAGAAGACAAGCTGCCTTATGAGGATGTTGCAATACCACTG AATGAGCTTCCTGAACCTGAACAGGACAATGGCGGCACCACAGAATCTGTTAAAGAACAAGAAATGAAGTGGACTGACTTGGCCTTACAGTACCTCCATGAGAACGTTCCCCCCATTGGAAACTGA